In a genomic window of Rhizobium sp. CIAT894:
- a CDS encoding aspartate aminotransferase family protein, whose translation MTKPLMINAFDPNAVDGLDAETMQLIERRKKVLGPSYKLFYETPVHAVSAEGVWITDGRGQRYLDVYNNVPSVGHCHPRVVEAVSRQMAVLNTHTRYLNDVVLSYAEKLLGHFPPELSNAMFTCTGSESSDLALRIAKTYTGGVGIVVTENAYHGITEQIARMSPSLGSGVPLWPHVRTVPAPDAYRLGHENVAETFATSIKEAFEDLSRHGFKPAAFVADMIFSSDGIFADPAGFLKPALDAVHAAGALFIADEVQPGFGRTGPMWGFARHGIVPDLVLMGKPMGNGLPIGGVVARPEVLGEFATTARYFNTFGGNPVCCAAAHATLCVIEDEGLAENSVKVGNYLQQGLRELTTGLAAAGDIRGAGLFVGLDFVKDPETKEPDGDLGLFVVNALRDRNILISASGIEGNVLKIRPPLPFSTEHADIFLEAFQDVIRSTEFRRNAAA comes from the coding sequence ATGACCAAGCCGTTGATGATCAATGCGTTCGACCCCAATGCGGTCGACGGGCTAGACGCTGAGACGATGCAGCTGATCGAGCGGCGCAAGAAGGTCCTTGGACCATCCTACAAGCTCTTTTACGAAACGCCGGTCCACGCCGTTTCGGCAGAGGGGGTATGGATCACCGATGGCCGCGGACAGCGTTATCTGGATGTCTACAACAATGTGCCCTCTGTCGGCCACTGCCATCCTAGAGTGGTTGAGGCCGTCTCCCGGCAGATGGCCGTGCTTAACACCCATACGCGTTACCTGAACGATGTCGTCTTGAGTTACGCGGAAAAACTGCTGGGACATTTCCCGCCTGAACTCTCGAATGCCATGTTTACCTGCACGGGCAGCGAATCCTCCGATCTCGCCTTGCGCATCGCCAAAACCTACACCGGCGGGGTTGGCATTGTCGTGACCGAAAACGCCTATCACGGCATCACGGAGCAGATAGCGCGAATGTCTCCGTCTCTGGGCAGTGGCGTTCCGCTCTGGCCCCATGTCAGGACCGTGCCGGCGCCGGATGCATACCGCCTCGGACACGAGAACGTTGCCGAGACCTTTGCCACCTCCATCAAGGAAGCTTTCGAAGATCTGTCTCGCCACGGGTTCAAGCCAGCCGCGTTTGTGGCAGACATGATCTTCTCATCCGACGGCATCTTCGCCGATCCAGCGGGCTTCCTGAAACCTGCTCTCGACGCTGTGCATGCTGCAGGCGCCCTGTTCATTGCCGATGAAGTCCAGCCGGGATTCGGGCGGACAGGTCCGATGTGGGGATTTGCACGCCATGGGATCGTGCCCGACCTGGTCCTGATGGGTAAACCGATGGGTAACGGGCTGCCGATCGGCGGCGTGGTGGCTCGGCCTGAAGTTCTTGGCGAGTTTGCAACCACCGCCCGCTACTTCAATACATTTGGCGGAAACCCCGTCTGCTGCGCCGCCGCTCACGCCACGCTTTGCGTAATCGAGGACGAGGGACTTGCCGAGAATTCCGTGAAGGTCGGTAATTACCTGCAGCAGGGGCTTCGCGAACTCACGACCGGCCTGGCGGCGGCAGGAGATATCCGTGGTGCGGGTCTTTTTGTGGGGCTGGACTTTGTCAAGGATCCCGAGACCAAGGAGCCAGACGGCGATCTCGGCCTGTTCGTTGTAAACGCGCTGCGCGACAGGAACATCCTGATCAGTGCAAGCGGCATCGAGGGCAACGTTTTGAAGATCCGCCCGCCTCTGCCGTTCTCGACCGAACATGCTGACATCTT